The genomic segment CAGACGAATCGATTTCGGAACGGCCCGGAGCGCTTCTTGAGACGCGATAATGATCGTGGGGAGGATCAGGAGCGTCATCGTAAGGGCTCCCGCCAGAACGCTTCGCTCGAATTTGAGGCCGCGAACGAAAACGGCGAGGCCCAAAATTCCATAAACGATCGAAGGAACACCCGCGAGGTTCGCGATATTGAGCTGAATGAACCGGGAGAACCAACTCCGCCGCGCGAACTCCTCGAGGTAAATGCCCGCGCCGATTCCGATGGGGAGGGAAAAGAAAGTCGTCAACCCCATGACCCACAACGTTCCAAAGAGCGCGGATTTGATCCCCGCTTGAGCCGGGAATCGCGACGGGAAATTTAGGAGGAACGGCTTCGTGACGTGTTGAATTCCGTCGCCGGTAAGGTCGATGAGAAGAATCGCGAGAAGAACGACGCCCATGAAAGCCGATAGGGTGCAGATGGCCGCGAACGCGACTCCCAGAATCCGGCGTCGCTTCAGAGTGGCTCCGAGCTGTGGTTCCGAAGAGTTCAATCGTAAACCTCGCGAAACCGCTCCAAAAGTCGAACGGCAAAAATATTCATGATCAGCGTAATGACGAAGAGTCCGAGACCGACGGCGAAGATCGTCTGATACTCGATCGAGCCGGCCGGTGTGTCGCCCAGGCTGACCTGGACGATGTATGCGGTCATCGTCTGA from the Bdellovibrionota bacterium genome contains:
- the pstA gene encoding phosphate ABC transporter permease PstA, which codes for MNSSEPQLGATLKRRRILGVAFAAICTLSAFMGVVLLAILLIDLTGDGIQHVTKPFLLNFPSRFPAQAGIKSALFGTLWVMGLTTFFSLPIGIGAGIYLEEFARRSWFSRFIQLNIANLAGVPSIVYGILGLAVFVRGLKFERSVLAGALTMTLLILPTIIIASQEALRAVPKSIRLAAFALGATRWQTTYAHVLPAALPGILTGVILAVSRAMGETAPLIMLGALTYVAFVPTSLNDPFTVLPIQVFNWASRPQPAFHGLAAAGILVLLAVLLTMNALAILLRHRYERKLRW